A single Dunckerocampus dactyliophorus isolate RoL2022-P2 chromosome 2, RoL_Ddac_1.1, whole genome shotgun sequence DNA region contains:
- the ccser2b gene encoding serine-rich coiled-coil domain-containing protein 2 isoform X3 encodes MRSKHVTCWRKRRDRNDLILMNMLITDDMSSSMGTCTLLAHSVFQTEWWSMSAPAMPTMVSRLPKFGSWSKSTTQTSPTTGAASARLPNGFYHHPGPAAVSSTSTGLSTSVRRTGSIRTPTDYSAKWRKDALVPDGGGADNKEAESRGGSVKHSLNGTAHGHHSQQNSLLDSKKSILSPLKESKSQTLSVSKNGPPVSKSKQTGSRPTNGTKQTLNGLSGSKLPSSTSSSLRHPQWSTRSVASTSAPGPDSGSRSGSPLHAALPATRSLSTDNLGSASSSHLAKNDRLRSRSLMVVQRRPSPTPSSTNTARPVGGAKQGGKQSTASCAPPPARVSSQGPGEGLKAPPSALKKPLLPGLGPAPKSNGISYKLSRPSLIKQPRPLRGTHTHGFLREPEVSRGGLGTSVETASSTGSSPASTPEGPESEGPPSQGEMSILGETLEDMSLSSSSSLDQNHTSQEYMDDFDNLGNGDTGVVLLAKNDEDDSGLDQSCAAFCDHRAALDGVTREAELNFVEHSLDWTDVTLRADGQNQLTRLSRSREPEFHEQGGSSLDLSPSDSYCSGGIYMWDEEGLDPLGGAIAHAAMDCSATQHVGSFDSDVNGSDVLTNVDSCDLDDDDLMLDGDFPEDTSLHTADEGGMSHMAEWRRRQLCWGTQEVHDDDDDDSEPECYKLSEDAVKDASGNVILCPQRPAGLHVEELLEDFGAVRSQLEVLRRLLLQEEDTDDDTLTTDTLSPEDADQSQVQTLLQEVQQLKEELRSKDDIISQLTLQLQVVAPPTSRCHCKKTERTEQHTQTSMVERENVALQTPWRERTAVPPVAFLSPPWQYQRSRPYGGRPKPGIPSHLATKRVETLVLYFSDTPCYRYFAPPARKTRTH; translated from the exons ATGAGGAGCAAGCATGTGACCtgctggaggaagaggagggataGGAATGACCTCATCTTAATGAACATGCTCATCACGGATGACATGAGCAGCTCTATGGGGACGTGCACACTTTTAG CTCACAGCGTGTTCCAAACTGAGTGGTGGTCTATGTCGGCCCCCGCCATGCCGACCATGGTGTCCAGGCTGCCTAAATTTGGCTCATGGTCCAAAAGTACTACACAGACAAGCCCGACCACCGGCGCTGCCAGCGCCCGCCTCCCCAACGGCTTCTACCACCACCCCGGGCCCGCAGCGGTCAGCAGCACCTCCACTGGACTCTCCACCTCCGTGAGACGGACGGGATCCATCCGCACGCCCACTGACTATTCCGCAAAGTGGAGGAAAGACGCCCTGGTCCCAGATGGAGGTGGGGCTGACAATAAGGAGGCGGAGTCAAGGGGTGGCAGTGTCAAGCACAGTCTCAACGGTACCGCCCATGGCCATCATAGTCAGCAGAATTCTTTGTTGGACTCAAAGAAGTCCATCTTGTCTCCCTTGAAGGAGTCCAAGTCTCAGACACTTTCTGTTTCTAAAAATGGACCTCCTGTTTCCAAGTCAAAGCAAACCGGTTCCAGACCGACCAATGGAACCAAACAGACCCTGAATGGGCTTTCTGGGTCcaaacttccaagcagtaccaGCAGCTCTCTGAGACATCCTCAGTGGTCCACTCGTTCTGTTGCTTCTACATCAGCACCTGGACCCGATTCTGGTTCTAGATCCGGTTCTCCCCTCCATGCTGCACTGCCCGCCACCCGCTCGCTCTCCACTGACAACCTTGGATCGGCGTCGTCTTCCCACCTCGCCAAAAACGATCGTTTGCGCTCACGTAGCTTGATGGTGGTCCAGCGGCGTCCTTCCCCCACCCCTTCCTCGACTAACACCGCCCGGCCAGTGGGCGGGGCCAAACAGGGGGGTAAACAGTCCACCGCTTCTTGTGCTCCGCCTCCAGCTCGGGTATCAAGTCAAGGTCCAGGTGAGGGGCTCAAGGCCCCACCTTCTGCCTTGAAGAAGCCCCTCTTACCTGGGCTTGGCCCCGCCCCCAAGTCTAATGGCATTAGCTACAAGTTATCGCGGCCGTCGCTTATTAAGCAGCCCCGCCCCCTCCGAGGGACCCACACTCACGGGTTTCTGAGGGAGCCTGAAGTGAGCCGAGGCGGACTCGGAACGTCAGTGGAGACGGCGTCCTCAACAGGAAGCAGCCCAG CGAGCACGCCAGAGGGTCCAGAGTCGGAGGGGCCGCCGTCCCAAGGAGAGATGTCCATTCTGGGGGAGACATTGGAAGACATGTCCCTTTCGTCCAGCTCGTCTCTGGATCAGAACCACACCAGTCAGGAGTACATGGATGACTTTGACAACCTGG GAAACGGAGATACGGGCGTCGTCCTCCTCGCCAAAAACGATGAAGACGACTCCGGTCTGGACCAGTCGTGCGCCGCCTTCTGTGACCACAGGGCGGCGCTCGATGGTGTTACCAGGGAAGCAGAACTGAACTTTGTGGAGCACAGTTTGGACTGGACCGACGTGACGCTCAGGG ctGATGGACAGAACCAGCTGACCCGCCTCAGTCGGTCCAGGGAGCCTGAGTTCCACGAGCAG gGGGGCTCGTCCCTGGACTTGTCCCCCTCAGACAGTTATTGTTCCGGGGGCATCTACATGTGGGACGAGGAGGGTTTGGATCCACTCGGGGGTGCCATCGCTCACGCCGCCATGGACTGCAGCGCCACGCAACATGTTGGCAGCTTTGACTCCGACGTCAACGGCAGC GATGTACTGACCAATGTGGACTCGTGTGATTTGGATGATGATGACCTTATGCTGGATGGAGACTTTCCTGAGGACACGTCACTGCACACTG CAGATGAAGGCGGGATGTCCCACATGGCCGAGTGGAGGAGGAGACAACTGTGCTGGGGGACACAGGAAGTtcacgacgacgacgacgacgatag CGAGCCAGAATGCTACAAGCTAAGCGAGGACGCCGTCAAGGATGCGAGCGGGAACGTCATTCTTTGTCCTCAGAG GCCTGCCGGACTGCATGTGGAGGAGCTGCTTGAAGACTTTGGCGCTGTCAGGTCACAGCTGGAAGTCCTCAGAAGGCTCCTTCTGCAG GAGGAGGACACAGATGACGACACGCTGACCACTGACACTCTTAGCCCCGAAGATGCCGACCAATCACAG gtgcagaCTCTCCTgcaggaggtgcagcagctgaAAGAGGAGCTGAGGAGcaaagatgacatcatctcaCAGCTCACGCTGCAGCTG cagGTCGTTGCCCCGCCAACCAGCAGGTGTCACTGCAAGAAAACAGAAAGGACGGAGCAACACACGCAGACGAGCATGGTGGAGAGGGAGAATGTTGCCTTGCAGACGCCCTGGAGGGAGCGCACG
- the ccser2b gene encoding serine-rich coiled-coil domain-containing protein 2 isoform X1, translated as MRSKHVTCWRKRRDRNDLILMNMLITDDMSSSMGTCTLLAHSVFQTEWWSMSAPAMPTMVSRLPKFGSWSKSTTQTSPTTGAASARLPNGFYHHPGPAAVSSTSTGLSTSVRRTGSIRTPTDYSAKWRKDALVPDGGGADNKEAESRGGSVKHSLNGTAHGHHSQQNSLLDSKKSILSPLKESKSQTLSVSKNGPPVSKSKQTGSRPTNGTKQTLNGLSGSKLPSSTSSSLRHPQWSTRSVASTSAPGPDSGSRSGSPLHAALPATRSLSTDNLGSASSSHLAKNDRLRSRSLMVVQRRPSPTPSSTNTARPVGGAKQGGKQSTASCAPPPARVSSQGPGEGLKAPPSALKKPLLPGLGPAPKSNGISYKLSRPSLIKQPRPLRGTHTHGFLREPEVSRGGLGTSVETASSTGSSPASTPEGPESEGPPSQGEMSILGETLEDMSLSSSSSLDQNHTSQEYMDDFDNLGNGDTGVVLLAKNDEDDSGLDQSCAAFCDHRAALDGVTREAELNFVEHSLDWTDVTLRADGQNQLTRLSRSREPEFHEQGGSSLDLSPSDSYCSGGIYMWDEEGLDPLGGAIAHAAMDCSATQHVGSFDSDVNGSDVLTNVDSCDLDDDDLMLDGDFPEDTSLHTADEGGMSHMAEWRRRQLCWGTQEVHDDDDDDSEPECYKLSEDAVKDASGNVILCPQRPAGLHVEELLEDFGAVRSQLEVLRRLLLQEEDTDDDTLTTDTLSPEDADQSQVQTLLQEVQQLKEELRSKDDIISQLTLQLQVVAPPTSRCHCKKTERTEQHTQTSMVERENVALQTPWRERTAVPPVAFLSPPWQYQRSRPYGGRPKPGIPSHLATKITGTSLLPPGRPEPTSMSSKRKLHPPRSAHQGPP; from the exons ATGAGGAGCAAGCATGTGACCtgctggaggaagaggagggataGGAATGACCTCATCTTAATGAACATGCTCATCACGGATGACATGAGCAGCTCTATGGGGACGTGCACACTTTTAG CTCACAGCGTGTTCCAAACTGAGTGGTGGTCTATGTCGGCCCCCGCCATGCCGACCATGGTGTCCAGGCTGCCTAAATTTGGCTCATGGTCCAAAAGTACTACACAGACAAGCCCGACCACCGGCGCTGCCAGCGCCCGCCTCCCCAACGGCTTCTACCACCACCCCGGGCCCGCAGCGGTCAGCAGCACCTCCACTGGACTCTCCACCTCCGTGAGACGGACGGGATCCATCCGCACGCCCACTGACTATTCCGCAAAGTGGAGGAAAGACGCCCTGGTCCCAGATGGAGGTGGGGCTGACAATAAGGAGGCGGAGTCAAGGGGTGGCAGTGTCAAGCACAGTCTCAACGGTACCGCCCATGGCCATCATAGTCAGCAGAATTCTTTGTTGGACTCAAAGAAGTCCATCTTGTCTCCCTTGAAGGAGTCCAAGTCTCAGACACTTTCTGTTTCTAAAAATGGACCTCCTGTTTCCAAGTCAAAGCAAACCGGTTCCAGACCGACCAATGGAACCAAACAGACCCTGAATGGGCTTTCTGGGTCcaaacttccaagcagtaccaGCAGCTCTCTGAGACATCCTCAGTGGTCCACTCGTTCTGTTGCTTCTACATCAGCACCTGGACCCGATTCTGGTTCTAGATCCGGTTCTCCCCTCCATGCTGCACTGCCCGCCACCCGCTCGCTCTCCACTGACAACCTTGGATCGGCGTCGTCTTCCCACCTCGCCAAAAACGATCGTTTGCGCTCACGTAGCTTGATGGTGGTCCAGCGGCGTCCTTCCCCCACCCCTTCCTCGACTAACACCGCCCGGCCAGTGGGCGGGGCCAAACAGGGGGGTAAACAGTCCACCGCTTCTTGTGCTCCGCCTCCAGCTCGGGTATCAAGTCAAGGTCCAGGTGAGGGGCTCAAGGCCCCACCTTCTGCCTTGAAGAAGCCCCTCTTACCTGGGCTTGGCCCCGCCCCCAAGTCTAATGGCATTAGCTACAAGTTATCGCGGCCGTCGCTTATTAAGCAGCCCCGCCCCCTCCGAGGGACCCACACTCACGGGTTTCTGAGGGAGCCTGAAGTGAGCCGAGGCGGACTCGGAACGTCAGTGGAGACGGCGTCCTCAACAGGAAGCAGCCCAG CGAGCACGCCAGAGGGTCCAGAGTCGGAGGGGCCGCCGTCCCAAGGAGAGATGTCCATTCTGGGGGAGACATTGGAAGACATGTCCCTTTCGTCCAGCTCGTCTCTGGATCAGAACCACACCAGTCAGGAGTACATGGATGACTTTGACAACCTGG GAAACGGAGATACGGGCGTCGTCCTCCTCGCCAAAAACGATGAAGACGACTCCGGTCTGGACCAGTCGTGCGCCGCCTTCTGTGACCACAGGGCGGCGCTCGATGGTGTTACCAGGGAAGCAGAACTGAACTTTGTGGAGCACAGTTTGGACTGGACCGACGTGACGCTCAGGG ctGATGGACAGAACCAGCTGACCCGCCTCAGTCGGTCCAGGGAGCCTGAGTTCCACGAGCAG gGGGGCTCGTCCCTGGACTTGTCCCCCTCAGACAGTTATTGTTCCGGGGGCATCTACATGTGGGACGAGGAGGGTTTGGATCCACTCGGGGGTGCCATCGCTCACGCCGCCATGGACTGCAGCGCCACGCAACATGTTGGCAGCTTTGACTCCGACGTCAACGGCAGC GATGTACTGACCAATGTGGACTCGTGTGATTTGGATGATGATGACCTTATGCTGGATGGAGACTTTCCTGAGGACACGTCACTGCACACTG CAGATGAAGGCGGGATGTCCCACATGGCCGAGTGGAGGAGGAGACAACTGTGCTGGGGGACACAGGAAGTtcacgacgacgacgacgacgatag CGAGCCAGAATGCTACAAGCTAAGCGAGGACGCCGTCAAGGATGCGAGCGGGAACGTCATTCTTTGTCCTCAGAG GCCTGCCGGACTGCATGTGGAGGAGCTGCTTGAAGACTTTGGCGCTGTCAGGTCACAGCTGGAAGTCCTCAGAAGGCTCCTTCTGCAG GAGGAGGACACAGATGACGACACGCTGACCACTGACACTCTTAGCCCCGAAGATGCCGACCAATCACAG gtgcagaCTCTCCTgcaggaggtgcagcagctgaAAGAGGAGCTGAGGAGcaaagatgacatcatctcaCAGCTCACGCTGCAGCTG cagGTCGTTGCCCCGCCAACCAGCAGGTGTCACTGCAAGAAAACAGAAAGGACGGAGCAACACACGCAGACGAGCATGGTGGAGAGGGAGAATGTTGCCTTGCAGACGCCCTGGAGGGAGCGCACG
- the ccser2b gene encoding serine-rich coiled-coil domain-containing protein 2 isoform X2: protein MRSKHVTCWRKRRDRNDLILMNMLITDDMSSSMGTCTLLAHSVFQTEWWSMSAPAMPTMVSRLPKFGSWSKSTTQTSPTTGAASARLPNGFYHHPGPAAVSSTSTGLSTSVRRTGSIRTPTDYSAKWRKDALVPDGGGADNKEAESRGGSVKHSLNGTAHGHHSQQNSLLDSKKSILSPLKESKSQTLSVSKNGPPVSKSKQTGSRPTNGTKQTLNGLSGSKLPSSTSSSLRHPQWSTRSVASTSAPGPDSGSRSGSPLHAALPATRSLSTDNLGSASSSHLAKNDRLRSRSLMVVQRRPSPTPSSTNTARPVGGAKQGGKQSTASCAPPPARVSSQGPGEGLKAPPSALKKPLLPGLGPAPKSNGISYKLSRPSLIKQPRPLRGTHTHGFLREPEVSRGGLGTSVETASSTGSSPASTPEGPESEGPPSQGEMSILGETLEDMSLSSSSSLDQNHTSQEYMDDFDNLGNGDTGVVLLAKNDEDDSGLDQSCAAFCDHRAALDGVTREAELNFVEHSLDWTDVTLRADGQNQLTRLSRSREPEFHEQGGSSLDLSPSDSYCSGGIYMWDEEGLDPLGGAIAHAAMDCSATQHVGSFDSDVNGSDVLTNVDSCDLDDDDLMLDGDFPEDTSLHTDEGGMSHMAEWRRRQLCWGTQEVHDDDDDDSEPECYKLSEDAVKDASGNVILCPQRPAGLHVEELLEDFGAVRSQLEVLRRLLLQEEDTDDDTLTTDTLSPEDADQSQVQTLLQEVQQLKEELRSKDDIISQLTLQLQVVAPPTSRCHCKKTERTEQHTQTSMVERENVALQTPWRERTAVPPVAFLSPPWQYQRSRPYGGRPKPGIPSHLATKITGTSLLPPGRPEPTSMSSKRKLHPPRSAHQGPP from the exons ATGAGGAGCAAGCATGTGACCtgctggaggaagaggagggataGGAATGACCTCATCTTAATGAACATGCTCATCACGGATGACATGAGCAGCTCTATGGGGACGTGCACACTTTTAG CTCACAGCGTGTTCCAAACTGAGTGGTGGTCTATGTCGGCCCCCGCCATGCCGACCATGGTGTCCAGGCTGCCTAAATTTGGCTCATGGTCCAAAAGTACTACACAGACAAGCCCGACCACCGGCGCTGCCAGCGCCCGCCTCCCCAACGGCTTCTACCACCACCCCGGGCCCGCAGCGGTCAGCAGCACCTCCACTGGACTCTCCACCTCCGTGAGACGGACGGGATCCATCCGCACGCCCACTGACTATTCCGCAAAGTGGAGGAAAGACGCCCTGGTCCCAGATGGAGGTGGGGCTGACAATAAGGAGGCGGAGTCAAGGGGTGGCAGTGTCAAGCACAGTCTCAACGGTACCGCCCATGGCCATCATAGTCAGCAGAATTCTTTGTTGGACTCAAAGAAGTCCATCTTGTCTCCCTTGAAGGAGTCCAAGTCTCAGACACTTTCTGTTTCTAAAAATGGACCTCCTGTTTCCAAGTCAAAGCAAACCGGTTCCAGACCGACCAATGGAACCAAACAGACCCTGAATGGGCTTTCTGGGTCcaaacttccaagcagtaccaGCAGCTCTCTGAGACATCCTCAGTGGTCCACTCGTTCTGTTGCTTCTACATCAGCACCTGGACCCGATTCTGGTTCTAGATCCGGTTCTCCCCTCCATGCTGCACTGCCCGCCACCCGCTCGCTCTCCACTGACAACCTTGGATCGGCGTCGTCTTCCCACCTCGCCAAAAACGATCGTTTGCGCTCACGTAGCTTGATGGTGGTCCAGCGGCGTCCTTCCCCCACCCCTTCCTCGACTAACACCGCCCGGCCAGTGGGCGGGGCCAAACAGGGGGGTAAACAGTCCACCGCTTCTTGTGCTCCGCCTCCAGCTCGGGTATCAAGTCAAGGTCCAGGTGAGGGGCTCAAGGCCCCACCTTCTGCCTTGAAGAAGCCCCTCTTACCTGGGCTTGGCCCCGCCCCCAAGTCTAATGGCATTAGCTACAAGTTATCGCGGCCGTCGCTTATTAAGCAGCCCCGCCCCCTCCGAGGGACCCACACTCACGGGTTTCTGAGGGAGCCTGAAGTGAGCCGAGGCGGACTCGGAACGTCAGTGGAGACGGCGTCCTCAACAGGAAGCAGCCCAG CGAGCACGCCAGAGGGTCCAGAGTCGGAGGGGCCGCCGTCCCAAGGAGAGATGTCCATTCTGGGGGAGACATTGGAAGACATGTCCCTTTCGTCCAGCTCGTCTCTGGATCAGAACCACACCAGTCAGGAGTACATGGATGACTTTGACAACCTGG GAAACGGAGATACGGGCGTCGTCCTCCTCGCCAAAAACGATGAAGACGACTCCGGTCTGGACCAGTCGTGCGCCGCCTTCTGTGACCACAGGGCGGCGCTCGATGGTGTTACCAGGGAAGCAGAACTGAACTTTGTGGAGCACAGTTTGGACTGGACCGACGTGACGCTCAGGG ctGATGGACAGAACCAGCTGACCCGCCTCAGTCGGTCCAGGGAGCCTGAGTTCCACGAGCAG gGGGGCTCGTCCCTGGACTTGTCCCCCTCAGACAGTTATTGTTCCGGGGGCATCTACATGTGGGACGAGGAGGGTTTGGATCCACTCGGGGGTGCCATCGCTCACGCCGCCATGGACTGCAGCGCCACGCAACATGTTGGCAGCTTTGACTCCGACGTCAACGGCAGC GATGTACTGACCAATGTGGACTCGTGTGATTTGGATGATGATGACCTTATGCTGGATGGAGACTTTCCTGAGGACACGTCACTGCACACTG ATGAAGGCGGGATGTCCCACATGGCCGAGTGGAGGAGGAGACAACTGTGCTGGGGGACACAGGAAGTtcacgacgacgacgacgacgatag CGAGCCAGAATGCTACAAGCTAAGCGAGGACGCCGTCAAGGATGCGAGCGGGAACGTCATTCTTTGTCCTCAGAG GCCTGCCGGACTGCATGTGGAGGAGCTGCTTGAAGACTTTGGCGCTGTCAGGTCACAGCTGGAAGTCCTCAGAAGGCTCCTTCTGCAG GAGGAGGACACAGATGACGACACGCTGACCACTGACACTCTTAGCCCCGAAGATGCCGACCAATCACAG gtgcagaCTCTCCTgcaggaggtgcagcagctgaAAGAGGAGCTGAGGAGcaaagatgacatcatctcaCAGCTCACGCTGCAGCTG cagGTCGTTGCCCCGCCAACCAGCAGGTGTCACTGCAAGAAAACAGAAAGGACGGAGCAACACACGCAGACGAGCATGGTGGAGAGGGAGAATGTTGCCTTGCAGACGCCCTGGAGGGAGCGCACG
- the ccser2b gene encoding serine-rich coiled-coil domain-containing protein 2 isoform X4, with translation MSAPAMPTMVSRLPKFGSWSKSTTQTSPTTGAASARLPNGFYHHPGPAAVSSTSTGLSTSVRRTGSIRTPTDYSAKWRKDALVPDGGGADNKEAESRGGSVKHSLNGTAHGHHSQQNSLLDSKKSILSPLKESKSQTLSVSKNGPPVSKSKQTGSRPTNGTKQTLNGLSGSKLPSSTSSSLRHPQWSTRSVASTSAPGPDSGSRSGSPLHAALPATRSLSTDNLGSASSSHLAKNDRLRSRSLMVVQRRPSPTPSSTNTARPVGGAKQGGKQSTASCAPPPARVSSQGPGEGLKAPPSALKKPLLPGLGPAPKSNGISYKLSRPSLIKQPRPLRGTHTHGFLREPEVSRGGLGTSVETASSTGSSPASTPEGPESEGPPSQGEMSILGETLEDMSLSSSSSLDQNHTSQEYMDDFDNLGNGDTGVVLLAKNDEDDSGLDQSCAAFCDHRAALDGVTREAELNFVEHSLDWTDVTLRADGQNQLTRLSRSREPEFHEQGGSSLDLSPSDSYCSGGIYMWDEEGLDPLGGAIAHAAMDCSATQHVGSFDSDVNGSDVLTNVDSCDLDDDDLMLDGDFPEDTSLHTADEGGMSHMAEWRRRQLCWGTQEVHDDDDDDSEPECYKLSEDAVKDASGNVILCPQRPAGLHVEELLEDFGAVRSQLEVLRRLLLQEEDTDDDTLTTDTLSPEDADQSQVQTLLQEVQQLKEELRSKDDIISQLTLQLQVVAPPTSRCHCKKTERTEQHTQTSMVERENVALQTPWRERTAVPPVAFLSPPWQYQRSRPYGGRPKPGIPSHLATKITGTSLLPPGRPEPTSMSSKRKLHPPRSAHQGPP, from the exons ATGTCGGCCCCCGCCATGCCGACCATGGTGTCCAGGCTGCCTAAATTTGGCTCATGGTCCAAAAGTACTACACAGACAAGCCCGACCACCGGCGCTGCCAGCGCCCGCCTCCCCAACGGCTTCTACCACCACCCCGGGCCCGCAGCGGTCAGCAGCACCTCCACTGGACTCTCCACCTCCGTGAGACGGACGGGATCCATCCGCACGCCCACTGACTATTCCGCAAAGTGGAGGAAAGACGCCCTGGTCCCAGATGGAGGTGGGGCTGACAATAAGGAGGCGGAGTCAAGGGGTGGCAGTGTCAAGCACAGTCTCAACGGTACCGCCCATGGCCATCATAGTCAGCAGAATTCTTTGTTGGACTCAAAGAAGTCCATCTTGTCTCCCTTGAAGGAGTCCAAGTCTCAGACACTTTCTGTTTCTAAAAATGGACCTCCTGTTTCCAAGTCAAAGCAAACCGGTTCCAGACCGACCAATGGAACCAAACAGACCCTGAATGGGCTTTCTGGGTCcaaacttccaagcagtaccaGCAGCTCTCTGAGACATCCTCAGTGGTCCACTCGTTCTGTTGCTTCTACATCAGCACCTGGACCCGATTCTGGTTCTAGATCCGGTTCTCCCCTCCATGCTGCACTGCCCGCCACCCGCTCGCTCTCCACTGACAACCTTGGATCGGCGTCGTCTTCCCACCTCGCCAAAAACGATCGTTTGCGCTCACGTAGCTTGATGGTGGTCCAGCGGCGTCCTTCCCCCACCCCTTCCTCGACTAACACCGCCCGGCCAGTGGGCGGGGCCAAACAGGGGGGTAAACAGTCCACCGCTTCTTGTGCTCCGCCTCCAGCTCGGGTATCAAGTCAAGGTCCAGGTGAGGGGCTCAAGGCCCCACCTTCTGCCTTGAAGAAGCCCCTCTTACCTGGGCTTGGCCCCGCCCCCAAGTCTAATGGCATTAGCTACAAGTTATCGCGGCCGTCGCTTATTAAGCAGCCCCGCCCCCTCCGAGGGACCCACACTCACGGGTTTCTGAGGGAGCCTGAAGTGAGCCGAGGCGGACTCGGAACGTCAGTGGAGACGGCGTCCTCAACAGGAAGCAGCCCAG CGAGCACGCCAGAGGGTCCAGAGTCGGAGGGGCCGCCGTCCCAAGGAGAGATGTCCATTCTGGGGGAGACATTGGAAGACATGTCCCTTTCGTCCAGCTCGTCTCTGGATCAGAACCACACCAGTCAGGAGTACATGGATGACTTTGACAACCTGG GAAACGGAGATACGGGCGTCGTCCTCCTCGCCAAAAACGATGAAGACGACTCCGGTCTGGACCAGTCGTGCGCCGCCTTCTGTGACCACAGGGCGGCGCTCGATGGTGTTACCAGGGAAGCAGAACTGAACTTTGTGGAGCACAGTTTGGACTGGACCGACGTGACGCTCAGGG ctGATGGACAGAACCAGCTGACCCGCCTCAGTCGGTCCAGGGAGCCTGAGTTCCACGAGCAG gGGGGCTCGTCCCTGGACTTGTCCCCCTCAGACAGTTATTGTTCCGGGGGCATCTACATGTGGGACGAGGAGGGTTTGGATCCACTCGGGGGTGCCATCGCTCACGCCGCCATGGACTGCAGCGCCACGCAACATGTTGGCAGCTTTGACTCCGACGTCAACGGCAGC GATGTACTGACCAATGTGGACTCGTGTGATTTGGATGATGATGACCTTATGCTGGATGGAGACTTTCCTGAGGACACGTCACTGCACACTG CAGATGAAGGCGGGATGTCCCACATGGCCGAGTGGAGGAGGAGACAACTGTGCTGGGGGACACAGGAAGTtcacgacgacgacgacgacgatag CGAGCCAGAATGCTACAAGCTAAGCGAGGACGCCGTCAAGGATGCGAGCGGGAACGTCATTCTTTGTCCTCAGAG GCCTGCCGGACTGCATGTGGAGGAGCTGCTTGAAGACTTTGGCGCTGTCAGGTCACAGCTGGAAGTCCTCAGAAGGCTCCTTCTGCAG GAGGAGGACACAGATGACGACACGCTGACCACTGACACTCTTAGCCCCGAAGATGCCGACCAATCACAG gtgcagaCTCTCCTgcaggaggtgcagcagctgaAAGAGGAGCTGAGGAGcaaagatgacatcatctcaCAGCTCACGCTGCAGCTG cagGTCGTTGCCCCGCCAACCAGCAGGTGTCACTGCAAGAAAACAGAAAGGACGGAGCAACACACGCAGACGAGCATGGTGGAGAGGGAGAATGTTGCCTTGCAGACGCCCTGGAGGGAGCGCACG